The Streptomyces europaeiscabiei genome window below encodes:
- a CDS encoding DNA alkylation repair protein — protein MTLTGTTVVEVLAELADLEDPKAREVNERHGDDHGVNLGKLRALAKRLKTQQELACLLWATEDSSARLLALLTCRPKAFGRDELDAMVREARTPKVHDWLVNYVVKKNPHSEDLRLAWSCDPDPAVASAGWALTTERVAKKPEGLDLPGLLDVIEADMKDAPDRLQWAMNHCLAQIGIDHAEHRARAIDIGERLEVLKDYPTSPDCTSPFAPTWITEMVRRQQGT, from the coding sequence GTGACGCTGACCGGGACGACGGTCGTCGAGGTGTTGGCCGAGCTGGCCGATCTCGAGGACCCGAAGGCACGCGAGGTGAACGAGAGACACGGTGACGATCACGGTGTGAACCTCGGCAAGCTGCGCGCGCTCGCGAAACGGCTCAAGACGCAACAGGAACTGGCGTGCCTGCTCTGGGCGACGGAAGACAGCTCGGCGAGGCTGCTGGCACTCCTGACCTGCCGCCCGAAGGCGTTCGGGCGTGACGAGCTGGACGCCATGGTGCGCGAGGCACGCACACCCAAGGTGCACGACTGGCTCGTGAACTACGTGGTGAAGAAGAACCCGCACTCCGAAGACCTTCGCCTGGCCTGGTCCTGCGACCCGGACCCCGCGGTCGCGAGTGCGGGCTGGGCGCTGACCACCGAACGGGTGGCGAAAAAGCCCGAGGGCCTCGACCTCCCAGGGCTGCTCGACGTCATCGAGGCGGACATGAAGGACGCCCCGGATCGCCTGCAGTGGGCGATGAACCACTGCCTGGCCCAGATCGGCATCGACCACGCCGAGCACCGTGCCCGTGCGATCGACATCGGTGAACGCCTGGAGGTGCTCAAGGACTACCCGACCTCCCCGGACTGCACCTCTCCGTTCGCGCCCACCTGGATCACGGAGATGGTGCGTCGGCAGCAGGGCACGTAG
- a CDS encoding VOC family protein, translating to MKIRLTSVFVDDQAKAEHFYTEILGFVKKHDVPVGEKDRWLTVVSPDEPDGTELLLEPAGHPAVKAYRDALVEDGIPLAQFAVDDVQAEYERLRGLGVRFTQEPLEMGPVTTAVLDDTCGNLIQIATQPQ from the coding sequence ATGAAGATCCGTCTGACCAGCGTCTTCGTCGACGATCAGGCCAAGGCCGAGCACTTCTACACCGAGATCCTCGGCTTTGTGAAGAAGCACGACGTCCCGGTCGGCGAGAAGGACCGGTGGCTCACCGTCGTCTCACCCGACGAGCCCGACGGCACCGAACTCCTTCTGGAGCCCGCCGGCCATCCTGCCGTCAAGGCCTACCGCGACGCGCTCGTCGAGGACGGCATCCCGCTCGCCCAGTTCGCCGTGGACGACGTGCAGGCGGAGTACGAGCGCCTGCGAGGCCTCGGCGTGCGCTTCACCCAGGAACCCCTGGAGATGGGCCCCGTCACCACCGCCGTACTCGACGACACCTGCGGCAACCTGATCCAGATCGCGACACAGCCGCAGTAG
- a CDS encoding ArsR/SmtB family transcription factor, which translates to MADDLFKALADPTRRTILDELTEKSGQTLFEICSRLTMKHQLGISRQAISQHLAVLEAAGLVETRREGRYKFHDLNTAPLRQIADRWLVPDPSGPQESTS; encoded by the coding sequence GTGGCCGACGACCTGTTCAAAGCCTTGGCCGACCCCACCCGCCGGACCATCCTCGACGAGCTGACCGAGAAGTCCGGACAGACACTGTTCGAGATCTGTTCCCGGCTGACGATGAAGCATCAGCTCGGCATCTCGCGCCAGGCGATCTCCCAGCACCTCGCCGTGCTGGAGGCCGCCGGCCTCGTCGAGACCAGACGGGAGGGCCGCTACAAGTTCCACGATCTGAACACAGCCCCGCTGCGGCAGATCGCCGACCGGTGGCTCGTGCCCGACCCATCAGGACCCCAGGAGAGCACCTCATGA